One genomic window of Coraliomargarita sinensis includes the following:
- a CDS encoding UDP-N-acetylmuramoyl-L-alanyl-D-glutamate--2,6-diaminopimelate ligase, producing MKPNVEDLFEGIECEAGRLNHDTLVTCLITDSRRVVPGALFFAIGGLRTNGNYFVEEAVDRGAVAIVTEEDLGARFPIDFIKVKDVRQTLALISRRFYEAPDEKLKITGVTGTNGKTTVSMLTQHLVGGSDQVGLIGTVRYDLGKRTLPSFRTTPESVDIYSLLDQMVKNGCSETVMEVSSHGISQQRTYGLDVDVAAFLNLTQDHIDYHKSMEAYFDVKKRLFTGEMGRKPKASVVNVDCAYGRQLVAEMGDDAPVTTYGIDHDADVQASEVNLFPDRTEFKLVWPEGELQVVSPLLGRFNVSNLLAAVTIAYVQGKRPENLLEHLSTFPGVPGRMERIEEGQDYNLLVDYAHTDDALRHACGMLREITPGKLIVVFGCGGDRDRTKRAPMLKAVMEGADLVYATADNPRSESLGQIFDDMRAVEGSGSVHFIEDRKDAISRALDAASKDDCVLIAGKGHETYQEFDGTVMPFDDRSVARELIHLKQA from the coding sequence ATGAAACCAAATGTTGAGGATCTTTTTGAAGGTATCGAATGCGAGGCCGGGCGCCTGAACCATGACACTCTGGTCACCTGTCTGATTACGGATAGTCGACGGGTGGTGCCGGGTGCCTTGTTTTTTGCCATCGGTGGTTTACGGACGAACGGGAATTACTTTGTCGAAGAGGCCGTGGACCGCGGGGCTGTGGCTATCGTGACCGAGGAGGACCTCGGTGCACGTTTCCCGATTGATTTTATAAAGGTGAAGGACGTCCGCCAGACGCTGGCCCTGATTTCGCGGCGCTTCTACGAAGCTCCCGACGAAAAGCTGAAGATCACCGGGGTAACCGGAACCAACGGTAAGACAACCGTATCCATGTTGACCCAGCATCTGGTCGGCGGCAGCGATCAAGTCGGTTTGATCGGCACGGTTCGTTACGATCTCGGTAAGCGCACCCTGCCGTCCTTCCGCACCACACCCGAGTCGGTCGATATTTATTCCCTGCTCGATCAGATGGTGAAAAACGGCTGTAGCGAAACAGTCATGGAAGTGAGTTCGCACGGGATCAGCCAGCAACGAACGTACGGGCTCGATGTCGATGTGGCCGCATTTCTCAACCTGACCCAGGACCATATTGATTACCATAAAAGTATGGAGGCCTACTTCGATGTGAAGAAGCGGCTCTTTACCGGTGAGATGGGGCGGAAGCCGAAAGCCTCTGTTGTCAATGTCGACTGTGCCTACGGACGACAACTGGTCGCAGAAATGGGAGACGATGCTCCTGTGACGACTTATGGGATCGACCATGATGCCGACGTCCAGGCCAGCGAGGTGAACCTGTTTCCTGACCGGACGGAATTTAAATTAGTCTGGCCGGAAGGTGAGCTGCAGGTTGTGTCCCCGCTGCTCGGCCGGTTCAATGTCAGTAATCTGCTGGCCGCGGTAACAATCGCCTACGTGCAGGGGAAGCGTCCGGAAAATCTGCTCGAGCACTTGTCCACTTTCCCCGGCGTGCCCGGACGGATGGAGCGAATTGAGGAGGGGCAGGACTACAATCTCTTGGTCGATTACGCCCATACCGATGATGCGCTGCGTCATGCTTGCGGCATGCTCCGTGAGATTACCCCCGGCAAGTTGATCGTCGTTTTCGGCTGCGGCGGTGACCGCGACCGCACCAAGCGCGCGCCTATGTTGAAGGCCGTTATGGAAGGCGCGGATCTGGTCTATGCCACGGCGGATAATCCCCGCAGCGAATCGCTCGGTCAAATCTTTGACGACATGCGGGCGGTCGAGGGAAGCGGATCGGTTCACTTTATTGAGGATCGAAAAGACGCGATTTCGCGCGCACTCGATGCCGCCAGCAAGGACGATTGCGTTCTCATTGCGGGGAAGGGGCACGAAACGTATCAGGAGTTTGACGGCACGGTGATGCCTTTCGACGATCGCAGTGTCGCCCGGGAGTTGATACATCTAAAGCAGGCTTGA
- a CDS encoding peptidoglycan D,D-transpeptidase FtsI family protein, with amino-acid sequence MSKAFVSSARSTIVSLLVAFAFCVLLGRLFYLHIWEQDDLMAHVEGNRKTFNLIEAQRGNIVDTRGNLLAVTRTSYNIGVDPQSVRESDREKLPELARLIGKPLQEIEAAFDTKVRMGGESSKEARLIRWAPLLKEANEATNEAVAQLNIRGIYSNESHSRAYPAGKLAAHVLGYVNKEETAVTGVERFFDYYLRGQDGWRESERDGRRRELAQFRDREVEPSNGLNVELTIDQMVQHIVETEITKVAQEYQPEGISVIVSEPSTGAVLAMANYPTYDPNEFYNTKKYPIASQRNRALTDAFEPGSTFKIVPAAAVLNEGIVDPTDVFQTGHARVSYKGRTLRLPSDHHHYDSLSMHEVVVKSSNRGAAHLGLLLGEGRLHDYAAAFGFGEKTGFDLGGEISGTLHDVAAWDGLTITRLPMGHAVSATPMQVHSAMSVIANDGILMEPMLTKRIFDNEGADVIRFSPKAKRRVISGEVAEVVSQMLADVVGENGTARRAAIKNYAVAGKTGTTQKIVDGRYSNRHHVASFSGFFPADRPQLVITVVVDEPKLNGVGYGGSVAAPAFRNIAEACIAYLGIRPSRTGESFLALQPSIYDRSRRLTN; translated from the coding sequence ATGAGTAAAGCTTTCGTATCCAGTGCGAGATCGACGATTGTCTCGTTGCTCGTCGCATTTGCATTTTGCGTCCTCCTGGGGCGTCTGTTCTATTTGCATATATGGGAGCAGGACGACTTGATGGCCCACGTCGAGGGGAACCGGAAGACCTTTAATTTGATCGAGGCCCAGCGGGGTAATATTGTCGATACCCGCGGCAACCTGCTCGCGGTCACCCGCACCAGCTATAACATCGGGGTGGATCCGCAATCGGTGCGTGAGAGCGACCGTGAGAAATTGCCGGAACTGGCGCGGCTGATCGGCAAGCCCCTCCAGGAAATCGAAGCGGCTTTCGACACCAAGGTCCGCATGGGGGGCGAGAGCAGCAAGGAGGCCCGCCTGATCCGCTGGGCGCCACTTCTCAAGGAGGCCAACGAAGCCACCAACGAAGCCGTGGCCCAATTGAATATTCGCGGGATTTACAGCAACGAAAGCCACAGCCGTGCTTACCCGGCGGGCAAGCTGGCGGCCCATGTGTTGGGCTACGTCAACAAGGAGGAAACCGCCGTCACCGGCGTGGAGCGTTTTTTTGATTACTACCTGAGAGGGCAGGATGGCTGGCGCGAAAGTGAACGCGATGGCCGCCGCCGCGAGTTGGCGCAATTCCGCGATCGCGAGGTCGAACCTTCGAACGGGTTGAATGTGGAACTCACCATCGATCAAATGGTGCAGCACATTGTGGAAACCGAGATCACCAAGGTGGCTCAGGAATATCAGCCCGAGGGCATCAGCGTGATCGTAAGCGAGCCCAGCACCGGGGCCGTGCTCGCCATGGCGAACTATCCGACCTACGACCCCAACGAATTCTACAACACGAAAAAGTATCCGATCGCCAGTCAGCGGAACCGCGCGCTGACGGATGCCTTCGAACCGGGCTCCACTTTTAAAATCGTGCCGGCGGCCGCGGTGCTCAACGAGGGCATCGTGGACCCGACCGACGTTTTTCAAACCGGACACGCCCGCGTCAGTTACAAAGGGCGCACGCTCAGGCTACCCTCCGATCACCACCACTACGACTCCCTCTCCATGCACGAGGTCGTGGTGAAATCCAGCAACCGCGGCGCGGCCCATCTCGGGCTCTTGCTCGGTGAAGGCCGCCTGCACGACTATGCCGCCGCCTTTGGCTTCGGTGAGAAAACCGGCTTTGATCTCGGCGGTGAAATCTCCGGCACCCTGCACGACGTGGCGGCCTGGGATGGTTTGACGATTACCCGCTTGCCGATGGGGCACGCCGTGAGCGCCACGCCCATGCAAGTGCACTCCGCGATGTCGGTCATCGCGAACGACGGCATCCTGATGGAGCCCATGCTGACCAAGCGCATTTTTGACAACGAGGGTGCGGATGTGATCCGCTTTTCCCCAAAAGCCAAACGGCGTGTCATTTCAGGGGAGGTCGCCGAGGTGGTTTCGCAGATGCTCGCCGATGTCGTTGGTGAGAACGGCACCGCCCGCCGTGCCGCGATTAAAAATTACGCCGTGGCCGGTAAGACCGGAACCACCCAGAAGATCGTGGATGGCCGCTATTCCAATCGCCATCACGTGGCCTCGTTCAGTGGTTTCTTTCCGGCCGACCGGCCCCAGCTCGTGATTACTGTCGTCGTGGATGAGCCCAAGCTCAACGGCGTCGGTTACGGTGGCTCCGTGGCCGCCCCCGCTTTTCGTAATATTGCCGAGGCCTGCATTGCTTACCTCGGTATCCGCCCCTCCCGCACGGGGGAGTCCTTCTTAGCTCTACAACCTTCGATTTATGATCGGTCACGCCGACTTACCAATTAG
- the rsmH gene encoding 16S rRNA (cytosine(1402)-N(4))-methyltransferase RsmH, which translates to MLSSVDDSLIPVAPGGHVPVLLREALDLMEPRPGVKLLDGTFGGGGHTRAFLEASEQVTVVALDRDPEALVRAEPLKAEFGDRFRIYHLNFGDLGDLDEADFNGAFFDFGLSSFQLDAAERGFSFRADAPVDMRMNPQSGRSAAEFLETADEASLVRAVRNYGEEKRWRRVVESILKARGTGQLQRTQALAALVAEAVGPTPRGRKAVHPATRTFQGIRVEVNDELSAIERGLPAAFDRLLPGGVLAAISFHSLEDRIVKRFCRRMAGRPEHGRDSRTQDERVTRAEMISTRPIAPGEEEISSNPRSRSARMRAIRKLSQQTTS; encoded by the coding sequence ATGCTTTCCTCCGTTGATGACAGCTTGATACCGGTCGCACCGGGTGGCCACGTGCCGGTCTTGCTTCGTGAAGCACTCGACCTCATGGAGCCGCGCCCTGGTGTCAAGTTGCTCGACGGGACATTTGGTGGCGGGGGCCACACCCGTGCGTTTTTGGAAGCTTCCGAGCAAGTCACGGTGGTGGCACTGGATCGCGATCCCGAGGCCCTGGTTCGTGCCGAGCCGCTCAAGGCAGAGTTTGGCGACCGCTTCCGCATTTATCATTTGAACTTCGGTGATCTCGGCGATTTGGACGAGGCCGATTTCAACGGCGCCTTCTTTGATTTCGGCCTGTCCTCTTTTCAACTGGATGCCGCCGAGCGCGGCTTTTCCTTTCGGGCCGATGCGCCGGTGGATATGCGGATGAATCCGCAGAGCGGGCGGAGCGCCGCCGAGTTTCTGGAGACGGCCGACGAAGCGTCGCTCGTCCGGGCCGTTCGCAATTACGGCGAAGAAAAGCGCTGGCGCCGCGTCGTCGAATCGATTCTCAAGGCCCGCGGCACCGGTCAGTTGCAGCGCACGCAGGCGCTTGCCGCCCTTGTGGCCGAAGCGGTCGGCCCCACTCCGAGAGGGCGCAAGGCGGTCCATCCGGCGACCCGTACTTTTCAGGGAATTCGAGTTGAGGTGAATGATGAGTTGAGCGCGATCGAGCGCGGCCTGCCGGCCGCGTTCGATCGCCTCTTACCCGGCGGTGTGCTGGCGGCCATCAGCTTCCACTCGCTCGAAGACCGTATCGTCAAACGCTTTTGCCGCCGGATGGCGGGCCGCCCCGAGCACGGCCGTGACAGCCGTACCCAGGACGAACGCGTGACTCGAGCCGAGATGATCTCAACCCGGCCGATCGCTCCCGGCGAAGAAGAAATTTCCAGCAATCCCCGCAGTCGCAGCGCGCGCATGCGGGCCATACGTAAACTTTCCCAGCAAACAACATCATGA